A window of the Brassica napus cultivar Da-Ae chromosome C5, Da-Ae, whole genome shotgun sequence genome harbors these coding sequences:
- the LOC106374016 gene encoding uncharacterized protein LOC106374016, with protein MLPQYFHVLKLANPGTITNIKTEKDKEGKTRFKYAFMSLKACIDGWKYLRKVLVVDGTHMFGKYKGVLLSASRQDANSRVFPIAFAVVESENTESWTWFFERLSTIVEDGSDLSIISDRCAAIFAAKDKWYKGLQQKAMVGRAGDAFRVSEFKEIMELIKLTDWRCWDYLEKIDKKLWTRSHFEGERFNVMTSNAAESLNNALLPARDSPIMALFEFIRRKLCTWYVSRRTKISKMKGNVPDNIQKILVEQLVLSTGLLVMPCSTWLFEVTHRPTNFGFTVDLDKRTCTCLEFQKLGLPCRHAIAAASCRNMQYTMFVCKHHLKETWAETVRGIILTVPDPKDVEVPAEILTVDLYPPTTKRTKGGPGIKRKLSAGEIPVRLLC; from the coding sequence ATGCTACCACAGTACTTCCATGTACTCAAGCTAGCAAATCCTGGAACAATCACcaatattaaaacagaaaaagacaaagaaggaaaaacaaggttTAAGTATGCGTTCATGTCCCTGAAAGCATGCATCGATGGATGGAAGTACCTGAGGAAGGTGCTAGTGGTGGACGGCACCCACATGTTTGGAAAGTACAAAGGTGTTTTGCTAAGTGCCAGCAGACAAGATGCTAACAGCCGCGTATTCCCGATTGCTTTCGCAGTAGTGGAAAGCGAGAACACAGAATCTTGGACATGGTTTTTCGAGAGGTTATCTACTATTGTAGAGGATGGTTCTGATTTAAGTATAATATCAGATAGATGCGCAGCAATTTTCGCAGCGAAAGATAAATGGTACAAGGGGCTGCAACAGAAAGCAATGGTTGGCAGAGCTGGGGATGCGTTCAGAGTTTCGGAGTTTAAGGAGATAATGGAGCTTATTAAACTGACGGATTGGAGATGCTGGGATTATTTGGAGAAGATCGACAAGAAGCTATGGACACGTTCACATTTCGAAGGGGAGAGATTTAACGTGATGACTTCTAACGCTGCTGAATCGTTGAATAATGCTCTTCTGCCCGCTCGTGATAGTCCTATAATGGCATTGTTCGAGTTTATTCGCCGGAAGCTGTGTACATGGTATGTGAGCAGACGCACCAAGATCAGTAAGATGAAGGGAAATGTTCCAGATAATATTCAAAAGATACTGGTCGAACAGCTGGTGCTGTCAACGGGCCTTCTAGTTATGCCATGTTCGACTTGGTTATTCGAAGTTACGCACAGGCCAACTAATTTTGGTTTCACGGTTGATCTGGATAAACGAACTTGCACTTGCCTCGAATTCCAAAAGCTTGGTTTGCCATGCCGACATGCCATTGCTGCTGCTTCTTGCCGTAATATGCAGTACACCATGTTTGTTTGCAAACACCATCTCAAAGAGACATGGGCTGAAACAGTTAGGGGTATCATACTTACGGTTCCGGATCCAAAGGATGTTGAAGTGCCGGCCGAAATACTAACGGTTGATCTTTATCCACCAACGACCAAAAGAACGAAGGGAGGACCAGGAATCAAACGTAAACTGTCCGCAGGAGAGATACCGGTAAGACTGTTGTGTTGA
- the LOC106374017 gene encoding F-box protein At3g49510 — translation MVIMVCDSRVCLVGFDLQGFHKQKRGFVELSTKPIGQLNHITVSKVYHRDGLLFCIPKNSIPVVWNPYLGQVRWIKPSKIYSMFDSYCMGYDNKNNHKVLRLLYSCSTVPYEIYDFKSDSWRVLDVTPDWNIPYKGQGGLSLKGNTYFVAQRVKECRHFLDLNYRNGDSVILSSVREEQLAVLFYRVYTYETIEIRVTTKIEANELTWRTFLKVDVKPFGFSGMFWKFLQFGSFYVDEKKKVALICDNNFSRAYVIGDDNYFKVVAPGESTRWQHVCSYAPSSVQIQKAPVPAGGKRKVRDY, via the exons ATGGTGATCATGGTGTGTGATTCTAGGGTTTGTTTAGTGGGCTTCGATCTCCAAGGGTTCCACAAGCAAAAACGTGGCTTCGTTGAGCTATCTACAAAGCCAATAGGTCAACTTAACCATATCACGGTATCTAAAGTCTATCATCGTGATGGCTTATTGTTTTGCATTCCCAAAAACAGTATCCCTGTGGTATGGAACCCGTATTTGGGACAAGTCAGGTGGATCAAACCCAGCAAAATTTACTCCATGTTCGATAGCTATTGTATGGGATACGACAACAAGAACAACCACAAAGTCTTGAGGTTGTTGTATAGTTGCAGTACTGTTCCGTATGAAATATACGATTTTAAATCTGATTCATGGAGGGTTCTTGATGTCACTCCTGACTGGAATATACCATACAAGGGTCAGGGAGGCTTGTCTTTGAAAGGAAATACTTACTTTGTTGCTCAGAGAGTGAAAGAA TGTAGACATTTTCTTGATCTTAACTACCGTAATGGAGACTCTGTGATTCTATCTTCTGTTAGAGAAGAACAGCTTGCAGTGTTATTTTATCGCGTATATACGTATGAGACGATTGAGATACGGGTTACAACAAAGATTGAGGCCAATGAGTTGACATGGAGAACTTTCTTAAAAGTTGATGTGAAGCCGTTCGGGTTCAGTGGAATGTTTTGGAAGTTTCTTCAGTTTGGGAGTTTCTACGTCGACGAGAAAAAGAAAGTGGCATTGATTTGTGATAATAACTTCAGCAGAGCTTACGTGATTGGAGACGATAATTACTTCAAGGTAGTGGCTCCCGGAGAATCTACACGTTGGCAACATGTTTGCTCTTATGCTCCTAGTTCGGTGCAGATTCAGAAAGCTCCAGTACCCGCAGGAGGCAAAAGGAAAGTGCGGGATTATTAG
- the LOC106374018 gene encoding putative F-box protein At3g17620 produces the protein MYDFKSDSWRDLAVTCDWIIEDYREGLSLKGNNYFVAERKKELVEMGEYLVCFDFTSERFIRCLDLDSNSRKGDSVTLSPVREEQLAVLLYSADRYEVEIRITTKIEANEMTWINFLKVDVKPFTGIIWECLRFGIGSLLVDEKKKVALIWDNYCNQAYVTGEDNYFKQVAPGGSTYLPRVFSYVPSLVQIQKGPEQAGGKRKVRY, from the coding sequence ATGTATGATTTTAAATCTGATTCATGGAGGGATCTTGCTGTCACTTGTGACTGGATTATAGAGGACTATCGTGAGGGATTGTCTTTGAAAGGAAATAATTACTTTGTtgctgagagaaagaaagaactaGTAGAGATGGGAGAATATTTAGTCTGTTTTGATTTTACAAGTGAGAGATTTATACGTTGTCTTGATCTGGATTCTAATTCTCGTAAAGGAGACTCTGTGACTCTCTCTCCTGTTAGAGAAGAACAGCTTGCAGTGTTATTATACAGTGCTGATAGATATGAGGTTGAGATAAGGATTACAACAAAGATTGAGGCAAATGAGATGACATGGATAAATTTCTTAAAAGTTGATGTGAAACCGTTCACTGGAATAATTTGGGAGTGTCTTCGGTTTGGGATTGGGAGTTTATTGGTCgacgagaagaagaaagtggCATTGATTTGGGATAATTACTGCAACCAAGCTTATGTGACTGGAGAGGATAATTACTTCAAACAAGTGGCTCCCGGAGGATCTACATATTTGCCACGTGTGTTCTCTTATGTTCCGAGTTTGGTGCAGATTCAGAAAGGTCCGGAACAGGCAGGGGGTAAAAGGAAAGTACGGTATTGA